The following proteins are co-located in the Vigna angularis cultivar LongXiaoDou No.4 chromosome 2, ASM1680809v1, whole genome shotgun sequence genome:
- the LOC108329036 gene encoding probable phosphoribosylformylglycinamidine synthase, chloroplastic/mitochondrial isoform X1 → MAAVTEFGVSQFLQGTSRQTLFLKKQPQKHRSHMLWGTLWNRNWALGSTRRALPLSCQAHENPRAVVSGGVNSSVEEQSGLVEKPASEVVHLFRVPFMQKSAAAELLKDTQVKISDQIVEIQTEQCYNVGLSSQLSSEKISVLKWLLQETFEPENLGNESFLEKKRKEGLSSVIVEVGPRLSFTTAWSTNAVAICHACGLTEVTRLERSRRYLLFTSSELQGHQINEFAFMVHDRMTEYVYRQKLTSFETNIVPEEIRYIPVMERGRKALEEINLEMGFAFDDHDLEYYTKLFREDIKRNPTNVELFDIAQSNSEHSRHWFFTGKIFIDGQLMNKTLMQIVKSTLQANPNNSVIGFNDNSSAIRGFPVKQLRPVHPGSSCPLEIAVHDLDILFTAETHNFPCAVAPYPGAETGAGGRIRDTHATGRGSFVQAATAGYCVGNLNRSSFYAPWEDPSFTYPSNLAPPLQILIDSSNGASDYGNKFGEPLIQGFCRTFGMRLPSGERREWLKPIMFSAGIGQIDHLHITKGEPDIGMLVVKIGGPAYRIGMGGGAASSMVSGQNDAELDFNAVQRGDAEMAQKLYRLVRACIEMGDKNPIISIHDQGAGGNCNVVKEIIYPKGAEIDVRAIVVGDHTMSVLEIWGAEYQEQDAILVKPESRDLLESICSREKVSMAVIGTISGDGRVVLVDSLATQQCISNGLPPPPPAVDLELEKVLGDMPKKSFHFSRVVYEREPLDIAPAITVIDSLKRVLSLPSVCSKRFLTTKVDRCVTGLVAQQQTVGPLQIPLADVAVTAQTFTDLTGGACAIGEQPIKGLLDPKAMARLSVGEALTNLVWAKVTSLSDVKASGNWMYAAKLDGEGADMYDAAISLSEAMIALGIAIDGGKDSLSMAAHSDGEVVKAPGNLVISVYATCPDITKTVTPDLKLKDEGVLLHIDLSKGKRRLGGSALAQAFDQVGDECPDLDDVPYLKKVFEGVQNLLTDELISAGHDISDGGLLVCALEMAFAGNCGFNLNLTSQGNNLFQTLYAEELGLVIEVSKKNLTLVMEKLGHVGVSAEVIGQVTASPSIEVKVDGEIFLTEKTSILRDMWEETSFQLEKFQRLASCVDMEKEGLKHRYEPSWDLTYSPVFTEEKFLSATVKPKVAVIREEGSNGDREMAAAFYAAGFEPWDVTMSDLLNRKISLQEFRGIVFVGGFSYADVLDSAKGWSACIRFNEHVLQQFQEFYKRPDTFSLGVCNGCQLMALLGWIPGPLIGGVHGAGGDLSQPRFIHNASGRFECRFTSVTILSSPAMMFKGMAGSTMGIWAAHGEGKAYFPDEGVFDRIVHSELAPVRYCDDAGNPTEAYPFNVNGSPLGVAAICSPDGRHLAMMPHPERCFLMWQFPWCPKHWHVEKNGPSPWLRMFQNAREWCS, encoded by the exons ATGGCTGCTGTCACGGAATTTGGGGTATCTCAATTCCTGCAG GGTACTTCGAGGCAGACATTGTTTTTGAAGAAGCAGCCTCAGAAACATAGAAGTCACATGCTTTGGGGTACGCTTTGGAATAGGAATTGGGCTCTGGGATCAACTCGAAGAGCTTTGCCTTTAAGTTGTCAGGCTCATGAAAATCCCAGAGCAGTGGTTTCTGGTGGTGTGAACAGTTCTGTAGAAGAGCAATCTGGTTTGGTTGAGAAACCTGCCTCGGAAGTTGTTCATTTATTCCGAGTCCCGTTTATGCAAAAAAGTGCAGCTGCTGAGCTTTTAAAGGATACTCAAGTGAAGATCTCTGATCAGATCGTGGAAATACAAACCGAGCAATGTTATAATGTTGGCCTTAGTTCACAACTTTCGAGTGAAAAAATTTCTGTCCTTAAATGGCTTCTTCAAGAAACATTTGAGCCCGAGAATCTGGGAAATGAGAGCTTTcttgagaagaagaggaaggaggGGTTGAGTTCAGTTATAGTCGAGGTTGGTCCCAGGTTGTCATTTACCACAGCGTGGTCTACTAATGCTGTGGCAATTTGCCATGCTTGTGGATTGACAGAAGTGACCCGTTTGGAACGGTCAAGGAGGTACTTGTTGTTCACCTCTAGTGAATTGCAGGGTCatcaaataaatgaatttgCATTTATGGTGCATGATAGAATGACTGAATATGTTTATAGGCAAAAACTAACATCCTTCGAGACCAATATTGTTCCTGAGGAGATTCGTTATATACCTGTTATGGAGAGGGGACGAAAGGCATTAGAAGAGATTAATCTAGAGATGGGTTTCGCTTTTGATGACCATGATTTAGAATACTACACCAAACTTTTCAGAGAAGACATTAAGCGCAATCCAACAAATGTGGAGTTGTTTGATATTGCGCAATCCAACAGTGAGCATAGCAGACATTGGTTTTTTACTGGAAAGATTTTCATTGATGGACAACTTATGAATAAGACTCTAATGCAAATTGTGAAAAGTACTCTGCAGGCAAATCCAAATAACTCTGTTATTGGGTTTAATGATAACTCAAGTGCAATTAGGGGTTTCCCAGTAAAGCAGCTCCGACCAGTTCATCCTGGCTCATCATGCCCGTTGGAAATTGCAGTACATGATTTAGATATCTTATTTACAGCTGAAACGCATAATTTTCCATGTGCAGTGGCACCTTATCCTGGTGCAGAGACGGGTGCAGGAGGTCGAATTAGAGATACACATGCTACTGGAAGGGGTTCCTTTGTCCAGGCAGCTACAGCTGGTTACTGTGTTGGGAATCTCAACAGGTCAAGCTTTTATGCTCCATGGGAAGACCCCTCCTTTACTTATCCATCAAATTTGGCACCACCTTTACAGATTCTTATAGATTCTAGTAATGGTGCATCTGATTATGGGAACAAATTTGGAGAGCCATTGATCCAGGGTTTCTGTAGAACTTTTGGAATGAGACTTCCTAGTGGGGAGAGACGAGAATGGTTGAAGCCAATAATGTTCAGTGCAGGTATTGGACAGATAGACCACCTTCATATAACAAAGGGAGAACCTGACATTGGGATGCTGGTTGTCAAGATTGGAGGCCCAGCTTATCGCATTGGTATGGGAGGTGGGGCGGCCTCTAGCATGGTTAGTGGGCAGAATGATGCAGAGCTTGATTTCAATGCTGTGCAACGTGGGGATGCTGAAATGGCTCAAAAACTATATCGCCTTGTTCGGGCCTGTATTGAGATGGGGGATAAAAACCCAATAATCAGCATTCATGATCAGGGTGCTGGTGGGAATTGCAATGTTGTAAAGGAAATTATATATCCAAAGGGTGCAGAGATAGATGTCCGTGCAATTGTGGTTGGTGATCATACAATGTCTGTTCTAGAAATTTGGGGGGCAGAGTATCAGGAACAGGATGCAATCTTGGTGAAGCCTGAAAGTCGTGATCTCTTGGAATCAATCTGTAGCAGGGAAAAAGTTTCAATGGCTGTTATTGGAACTATTAGTGGTGACGGACGTGTTGTGTTAGTTGATAGCCTAGCAACCCAACAGTGTATTTCAAATGGACTTCCTCCACCCCCACCCGCAGTTGATCTTGAATTAGAGAAAGTCCTTGGTGACATGCCTAAAAAATCTTTTCACTTTAGTCGGGTGGTCTATGAGCGGGAGCCACTTGATATTGCTCCTGCTATTACAGTGATAGATTCTTTGAAGAGGGTGTTGAGTTTACCATCTGTCTGTTCAAAGCGTTTCTTAACAACAAAAGTTGATAGGTGTGTTACTGGTCTAGTTGCACAACAACAAACTGTTGGTCCTTTGCAAATTCCACTTGCTGATGTTGCTGTTACAGCTCAAACTTTTACTGATTTGACTGGAGGTGCTTGTGCCATTGGGGAACAACCAATCAAAGGCTTGTTAGACCCCAAAGCAATGGCTAGGTTGTCTGTTGGAGAAGCACTAACAAATCTTGTATGGGCAAAGGTCACTTCCCTTTCTGATGTCAAGGCTAGTGGTAATTGGATGTATGCTGCCAAGCTAGATGGGGAAGGAGCTGACATGTATGATGCTGCCATATCTTTATCTGAAGCAATGATTGCACTTGGCATTGCTATTGATGGAGGAAAAGACAGCCTTTCTATGGCAGCCCATTCTGATGGAGAAGTTGTCAAGGCTCCTGGAAATCTTGTTATCAGTGTTTATGCTACTTGTCCTGATATAACAAAAACAGTGACTCCAGACTTAAAACTTAAGGATGAAGGTGTTTTGCTTCATATTGATTTGTCAAAAGGTAAGAGACGGTTAGGTGGATCTGCTCTTGCTCAGGCATTTGATCAAGTTGGGGATGAGTGTCCTGATCTTGATGACGTTCCTTACCTTAAAAAGGTCTTTGAAGGTGTTCAAAATCTTCTTACTGATGAACTGATATCTGCTGGCCATGACATCAGCGATGGTGGGCTGCTTGTTTGTGCCTTAGAGATGGCATTCGCTGGTAATTGCGGATTTAATTTGAACTTGACATCTCAAGGTAACAACCTCTTCCAAACACTATATGCTGAAGAGCTTGGGTTAGTTATTGAAGTAAGCAAGAAAAATCTGACTTTGGTGATGGAAAAGTTGGGCCATGTGGGAGTTTCAGCGGAAGTCATTGGTCAAGTAACAGCCAGTCCATCCATAGAAGTTAAGGTTGATGGGGAGATTTTCTTAACAGAAAAAACTAGCATCCTTAGGGACATGTGGGAAGAGACTAGTTTTCAGCTGGAGAAGTTCCAAAGACTGGCATCTTGTGTGGATATGGAGAAAGAAGGACTAAAACATCGATATGAACCCTCATGGGATCTGACCTATTCTCCTGTCTTCACTGAGGAAAAGTTTTTGTCTGCAACTGTGAAACCTAAAGTGGCTGTGATTAGAGAAGAGGGGAGCAATGGAGATAGAGAAATGGCTGCAGCTTTTTATGCTGCTGGTTTTGAGCCATGGGATGTTACTATGTCAGACCTTCTCAATAGAAAGATCTCTTTGCAAGAGTTCCGTGGAATTGTGTTCGTTGGTGGATTTAGCTATGCTGATGTGCTTGATTCTGCAAAAGGTTGGTCTGCTTGCATAAGATTCAATGAGCATGTTTTGCAACAATTTCAGGAGTTTTACAAGCGACCGGACACTTTTAGTCTAGGTGTATGCAACGGGTGTCAGCTAATGGCTTTGTTGGGTTGGATACCTGGTCCACTAATTGGGGGTGTGCATGGTGCTGGTGGTGACCTATCACAACCAAGGTTCATTCATAACGCGTCTGGGCGGTTTGAATGTCGCTTTACAAGCGTTACCATACTGTCATCACCGGCTATGATGTTCAAGGGCATGGCAGGTAGCACAATGGGTATATGGGCTGCTCATGGTGAGGGAAAGGCATATTTTCCTGACGAAGGTGTATTTGACCGAATAGTTCATTCTGAGTTGGCTCCTGTCAGATATTGTGATGATGCTGGGAATCCTACTGAGGCATACCCTTTCAATGTGAATGGCTCTCCTTTAGGGGTAGCAGCTATTTGTTCCCCAGATGGGAGGCATCTCGCTATGATGCCTCATCCAGAGCGATGCTTCTTAATGTGGCAGTTCCCATGGTGTCCAAAGCACTGGCATGTGGAGAAGAATGGGCCTAGTCCTTGGTTGCGCATGTTCCAGAATGCAAGAGAGTGGTGTTCTTGA
- the LOC108329036 gene encoding probable phosphoribosylformylglycinamidine synthase, chloroplastic/mitochondrial isoform X2, giving the protein MLWGTLWNRNWALGSTRRALPLSCQAHENPRAVVSGGVNSSVEEQSGLVEKPASEVVHLFRVPFMQKSAAAELLKDTQVKISDQIVEIQTEQCYNVGLSSQLSSEKISVLKWLLQETFEPENLGNESFLEKKRKEGLSSVIVEVGPRLSFTTAWSTNAVAICHACGLTEVTRLERSRRYLLFTSSELQGHQINEFAFMVHDRMTEYVYRQKLTSFETNIVPEEIRYIPVMERGRKALEEINLEMGFAFDDHDLEYYTKLFREDIKRNPTNVELFDIAQSNSEHSRHWFFTGKIFIDGQLMNKTLMQIVKSTLQANPNNSVIGFNDNSSAIRGFPVKQLRPVHPGSSCPLEIAVHDLDILFTAETHNFPCAVAPYPGAETGAGGRIRDTHATGRGSFVQAATAGYCVGNLNRSSFYAPWEDPSFTYPSNLAPPLQILIDSSNGASDYGNKFGEPLIQGFCRTFGMRLPSGERREWLKPIMFSAGIGQIDHLHITKGEPDIGMLVVKIGGPAYRIGMGGGAASSMVSGQNDAELDFNAVQRGDAEMAQKLYRLVRACIEMGDKNPIISIHDQGAGGNCNVVKEIIYPKGAEIDVRAIVVGDHTMSVLEIWGAEYQEQDAILVKPESRDLLESICSREKVSMAVIGTISGDGRVVLVDSLATQQCISNGLPPPPPAVDLELEKVLGDMPKKSFHFSRVVYEREPLDIAPAITVIDSLKRVLSLPSVCSKRFLTTKVDRCVTGLVAQQQTVGPLQIPLADVAVTAQTFTDLTGGACAIGEQPIKGLLDPKAMARLSVGEALTNLVWAKVTSLSDVKASGNWMYAAKLDGEGADMYDAAISLSEAMIALGIAIDGGKDSLSMAAHSDGEVVKAPGNLVISVYATCPDITKTVTPDLKLKDEGVLLHIDLSKGKRRLGGSALAQAFDQVGDECPDLDDVPYLKKVFEGVQNLLTDELISAGHDISDGGLLVCALEMAFAGNCGFNLNLTSQGNNLFQTLYAEELGLVIEVSKKNLTLVMEKLGHVGVSAEVIGQVTASPSIEVKVDGEIFLTEKTSILRDMWEETSFQLEKFQRLASCVDMEKEGLKHRYEPSWDLTYSPVFTEEKFLSATVKPKVAVIREEGSNGDREMAAAFYAAGFEPWDVTMSDLLNRKISLQEFRGIVFVGGFSYADVLDSAKGWSACIRFNEHVLQQFQEFYKRPDTFSLGVCNGCQLMALLGWIPGPLIGGVHGAGGDLSQPRFIHNASGRFECRFTSVTILSSPAMMFKGMAGSTMGIWAAHGEGKAYFPDEGVFDRIVHSELAPVRYCDDAGNPTEAYPFNVNGSPLGVAAICSPDGRHLAMMPHPERCFLMWQFPWCPKHWHVEKNGPSPWLRMFQNAREWCS; this is encoded by the coding sequence ATGCTTTGGGGTACGCTTTGGAATAGGAATTGGGCTCTGGGATCAACTCGAAGAGCTTTGCCTTTAAGTTGTCAGGCTCATGAAAATCCCAGAGCAGTGGTTTCTGGTGGTGTGAACAGTTCTGTAGAAGAGCAATCTGGTTTGGTTGAGAAACCTGCCTCGGAAGTTGTTCATTTATTCCGAGTCCCGTTTATGCAAAAAAGTGCAGCTGCTGAGCTTTTAAAGGATACTCAAGTGAAGATCTCTGATCAGATCGTGGAAATACAAACCGAGCAATGTTATAATGTTGGCCTTAGTTCACAACTTTCGAGTGAAAAAATTTCTGTCCTTAAATGGCTTCTTCAAGAAACATTTGAGCCCGAGAATCTGGGAAATGAGAGCTTTcttgagaagaagaggaaggaggGGTTGAGTTCAGTTATAGTCGAGGTTGGTCCCAGGTTGTCATTTACCACAGCGTGGTCTACTAATGCTGTGGCAATTTGCCATGCTTGTGGATTGACAGAAGTGACCCGTTTGGAACGGTCAAGGAGGTACTTGTTGTTCACCTCTAGTGAATTGCAGGGTCatcaaataaatgaatttgCATTTATGGTGCATGATAGAATGACTGAATATGTTTATAGGCAAAAACTAACATCCTTCGAGACCAATATTGTTCCTGAGGAGATTCGTTATATACCTGTTATGGAGAGGGGACGAAAGGCATTAGAAGAGATTAATCTAGAGATGGGTTTCGCTTTTGATGACCATGATTTAGAATACTACACCAAACTTTTCAGAGAAGACATTAAGCGCAATCCAACAAATGTGGAGTTGTTTGATATTGCGCAATCCAACAGTGAGCATAGCAGACATTGGTTTTTTACTGGAAAGATTTTCATTGATGGACAACTTATGAATAAGACTCTAATGCAAATTGTGAAAAGTACTCTGCAGGCAAATCCAAATAACTCTGTTATTGGGTTTAATGATAACTCAAGTGCAATTAGGGGTTTCCCAGTAAAGCAGCTCCGACCAGTTCATCCTGGCTCATCATGCCCGTTGGAAATTGCAGTACATGATTTAGATATCTTATTTACAGCTGAAACGCATAATTTTCCATGTGCAGTGGCACCTTATCCTGGTGCAGAGACGGGTGCAGGAGGTCGAATTAGAGATACACATGCTACTGGAAGGGGTTCCTTTGTCCAGGCAGCTACAGCTGGTTACTGTGTTGGGAATCTCAACAGGTCAAGCTTTTATGCTCCATGGGAAGACCCCTCCTTTACTTATCCATCAAATTTGGCACCACCTTTACAGATTCTTATAGATTCTAGTAATGGTGCATCTGATTATGGGAACAAATTTGGAGAGCCATTGATCCAGGGTTTCTGTAGAACTTTTGGAATGAGACTTCCTAGTGGGGAGAGACGAGAATGGTTGAAGCCAATAATGTTCAGTGCAGGTATTGGACAGATAGACCACCTTCATATAACAAAGGGAGAACCTGACATTGGGATGCTGGTTGTCAAGATTGGAGGCCCAGCTTATCGCATTGGTATGGGAGGTGGGGCGGCCTCTAGCATGGTTAGTGGGCAGAATGATGCAGAGCTTGATTTCAATGCTGTGCAACGTGGGGATGCTGAAATGGCTCAAAAACTATATCGCCTTGTTCGGGCCTGTATTGAGATGGGGGATAAAAACCCAATAATCAGCATTCATGATCAGGGTGCTGGTGGGAATTGCAATGTTGTAAAGGAAATTATATATCCAAAGGGTGCAGAGATAGATGTCCGTGCAATTGTGGTTGGTGATCATACAATGTCTGTTCTAGAAATTTGGGGGGCAGAGTATCAGGAACAGGATGCAATCTTGGTGAAGCCTGAAAGTCGTGATCTCTTGGAATCAATCTGTAGCAGGGAAAAAGTTTCAATGGCTGTTATTGGAACTATTAGTGGTGACGGACGTGTTGTGTTAGTTGATAGCCTAGCAACCCAACAGTGTATTTCAAATGGACTTCCTCCACCCCCACCCGCAGTTGATCTTGAATTAGAGAAAGTCCTTGGTGACATGCCTAAAAAATCTTTTCACTTTAGTCGGGTGGTCTATGAGCGGGAGCCACTTGATATTGCTCCTGCTATTACAGTGATAGATTCTTTGAAGAGGGTGTTGAGTTTACCATCTGTCTGTTCAAAGCGTTTCTTAACAACAAAAGTTGATAGGTGTGTTACTGGTCTAGTTGCACAACAACAAACTGTTGGTCCTTTGCAAATTCCACTTGCTGATGTTGCTGTTACAGCTCAAACTTTTACTGATTTGACTGGAGGTGCTTGTGCCATTGGGGAACAACCAATCAAAGGCTTGTTAGACCCCAAAGCAATGGCTAGGTTGTCTGTTGGAGAAGCACTAACAAATCTTGTATGGGCAAAGGTCACTTCCCTTTCTGATGTCAAGGCTAGTGGTAATTGGATGTATGCTGCCAAGCTAGATGGGGAAGGAGCTGACATGTATGATGCTGCCATATCTTTATCTGAAGCAATGATTGCACTTGGCATTGCTATTGATGGAGGAAAAGACAGCCTTTCTATGGCAGCCCATTCTGATGGAGAAGTTGTCAAGGCTCCTGGAAATCTTGTTATCAGTGTTTATGCTACTTGTCCTGATATAACAAAAACAGTGACTCCAGACTTAAAACTTAAGGATGAAGGTGTTTTGCTTCATATTGATTTGTCAAAAGGTAAGAGACGGTTAGGTGGATCTGCTCTTGCTCAGGCATTTGATCAAGTTGGGGATGAGTGTCCTGATCTTGATGACGTTCCTTACCTTAAAAAGGTCTTTGAAGGTGTTCAAAATCTTCTTACTGATGAACTGATATCTGCTGGCCATGACATCAGCGATGGTGGGCTGCTTGTTTGTGCCTTAGAGATGGCATTCGCTGGTAATTGCGGATTTAATTTGAACTTGACATCTCAAGGTAACAACCTCTTCCAAACACTATATGCTGAAGAGCTTGGGTTAGTTATTGAAGTAAGCAAGAAAAATCTGACTTTGGTGATGGAAAAGTTGGGCCATGTGGGAGTTTCAGCGGAAGTCATTGGTCAAGTAACAGCCAGTCCATCCATAGAAGTTAAGGTTGATGGGGAGATTTTCTTAACAGAAAAAACTAGCATCCTTAGGGACATGTGGGAAGAGACTAGTTTTCAGCTGGAGAAGTTCCAAAGACTGGCATCTTGTGTGGATATGGAGAAAGAAGGACTAAAACATCGATATGAACCCTCATGGGATCTGACCTATTCTCCTGTCTTCACTGAGGAAAAGTTTTTGTCTGCAACTGTGAAACCTAAAGTGGCTGTGATTAGAGAAGAGGGGAGCAATGGAGATAGAGAAATGGCTGCAGCTTTTTATGCTGCTGGTTTTGAGCCATGGGATGTTACTATGTCAGACCTTCTCAATAGAAAGATCTCTTTGCAAGAGTTCCGTGGAATTGTGTTCGTTGGTGGATTTAGCTATGCTGATGTGCTTGATTCTGCAAAAGGTTGGTCTGCTTGCATAAGATTCAATGAGCATGTTTTGCAACAATTTCAGGAGTTTTACAAGCGACCGGACACTTTTAGTCTAGGTGTATGCAACGGGTGTCAGCTAATGGCTTTGTTGGGTTGGATACCTGGTCCACTAATTGGGGGTGTGCATGGTGCTGGTGGTGACCTATCACAACCAAGGTTCATTCATAACGCGTCTGGGCGGTTTGAATGTCGCTTTACAAGCGTTACCATACTGTCATCACCGGCTATGATGTTCAAGGGCATGGCAGGTAGCACAATGGGTATATGGGCTGCTCATGGTGAGGGAAAGGCATATTTTCCTGACGAAGGTGTATTTGACCGAATAGTTCATTCTGAGTTGGCTCCTGTCAGATATTGTGATGATGCTGGGAATCCTACTGAGGCATACCCTTTCAATGTGAATGGCTCTCCTTTAGGGGTAGCAGCTATTTGTTCCCCAGATGGGAGGCATCTCGCTATGATGCCTCATCCAGAGCGATGCTTCTTAATGTGGCAGTTCCCATGGTGTCCAAAGCACTGGCATGTGGAGAAGAATGGGCCTAGTCCTTGGTTGCGCATGTTCCAGAATGCAAGAGAGTGGTGTTCTTGA